ATCGCTTTTCTGATTCATGCCCTGATGCGGCGGGACTGGCTCTGGGCCGCTTTTCTGGCGTTTGGGGTCTTCACTGGGGGCGGTATTTTCGTCACGCTGTTCTATGCGTTCACGGTGTTTGGGCCCGCCATGCAGGGCAGTGGAACACGTACTCGGCAGGCCGTCCGCCAGACGGTCAAGACCACTGCTGAAGCAGTCAAGACTCTGGACACCCGGATTCAGGAGGCACAGCAGGTCTTAGGCCGCAGCGATACCCTCGCCAACCGGACCCAGCTGGCGAATCTGTATACCCGTGCCAAGCGGTTGGACGATGCCCAGGCCACCTTGCAGCCGCTGCTGAGCGGTATCTATCAGGATGATCCGGTGGTGCTGCTGACCAGTGCCGAGCTGGATCTGGCACAGGGCCACCCTGCCCAGGCCGAGGCGAAACTGACTCAGGTGGAATTGCAAACCTCCGCCTCCACCAAGACGCGCGCCCTGACCTTGCTGGCAGCGGCTCAGACGCAGCAGGGCAACGCCACCGGAGCCGAGGCCACCTACCAGGAGGCCATGCAGACGGCCACCACCGAAGAGCCCCGCGTCCGCTACGCTGAATTTCTGATGGACCAGGGCCGCACAGAGGATGCGCAGCGAGTGCTGGAGCGGCTCTTGCAGGTTGAAAATGAAGCCACCCCACTGTACCGCCGTCAGGAGCGCGAATGGTTCGAGTTGGCCGGCAGGCTGCGCCGTCAACTGCGGCGATAAGTGGCAGGGGAGACGCGGACTGGTCCGTCCTGCTTTCCATTATCGCCCTTGGAAGAAGGCTTGCAACTCGTCAAAGGGTCGGTAAGTCTGCGTGGCAATTTCTTCCAGAATCCGGGCCGCTACAGTTTCAGCCCATTTGCTCTCGTTGGCTGTGATGGTTCCTGCTTTCAGGGCATTCTCTAGATCTTCTTGGTCGATGATGACGGGATTGAGCGCCGTCCACCGACCTGCTCTATCTCTGG
The sequence above is a segment of the Deinococcus radiophilus genome. Coding sequences within it:
- a CDS encoding tetratricopeptide repeat protein; protein product: MESLFAPGDWGLPNIVWMLIRILNIAFLIHALMRRDWLWAAFLAFGVFTGGGIFVTLFYAFTVFGPAMQGSGTRTRQAVRQTVKTTAEAVKTLDTRIQEAQQVLGRSDTLANRTQLANLYTRAKRLDDAQATLQPLLSGIYQDDPVVLLTSAELDLAQGHPAQAEAKLTQVELQTSASTKTRALTLLAAAQTQQGNATGAEATYQEAMQTATTEEPRVRYAEFLMDQGRTEDAQRVLERLLQVENEATPLYRRQEREWFELAGRLRRQLRR